A DNA window from Patagioenas fasciata isolate bPatFas1 chromosome 1, bPatFas1.hap1, whole genome shotgun sequence contains the following coding sequences:
- the CUL4A gene encoding cullin-4A — MADEPQKKPHLSALVGHTNGLTKPASLAAATRAGGGGGGGGGATASSKKLVIKNFRERPKLPDNYTQDTWQKLHEAVGAIQSSISIKYNLEELYQAVENLCSYKVSATLYKQLRQVCEDHVKAQILQFREDSLDSLLFLKKINKCWQDHCRQMIMIRSIFLFLDRTYVLQNSMLPSIWDMGLELFRNHVISDKQVQNKTIDGILLLIERERNGEAVDRSLLRSLLSMLSDLQVYKESFEQRFLEETNCLYAAEGQRLMQEREVPEYLHHVNKRLEEEGDRVITYLDHSTQKPLIACVEKQLLGEHLSAILQKGLDNLLDENRISDLTQTYQLFSRVKGGQQILLQHWSEYIKNFGTTIVVNPEKDKDMVQELLDFKDKVDHIIEVCFQKNEKFINLMKESFETFINKRPNKPAELIAKYVDSKLRAGNKEATDEELERILDKIMIIFRFIHGKDVFEAFYKKDLAKRLLVGKSASVDAEKSMLSKLKHECGAAFTSKLEGMFKDMELSKDVMVQFKQYMQNQSDPGNIDLTVNILTMGYWPTYTPMEVHLNSEMIKLQEVFKTFYLGKHSGRKLQWQTTLGHAVLKAEFKEGKKEFQVSLFQTLVLLMFNEGDEFSFEEIKMATGVEDSELRRTLQSLACGKARVLIKNPKGKDVEDGDKFIFNGDFKHKLFRIKINQIQMKETVEEQVSTTERVFQDRQYQIDAAIVRIMKMRKTLGHNLLVSELYNQLKFPVKPGDLKKRIESLIDRDYMERDKDNPNQYHYVA; from the exons CCGCGccggaggaggaggtggaggagggggAGGCGCGACCGCCTCCTCCAAGAAACTCGTGATCAAGAACTTCAGAG AAAGACCCAAATTACCAGATAATTATACTCAGGATACCTGGCAAAAACTTCATGAAGCAGTGGGAGCGATACAGAGTAGCATTTCTATTAAGTACAACCTTGAAGAACTCTACCAG gctGTTGAAAACCTCTGTTCTTACAAAGTCTCTGCTACACTGTACAAACAGCTGCGACAAGTCTGTGAAGATCATGTAAAAGCACAAATCCTTCAGTTTAGAGA AGATTCTCTGGAtagtcttttatttttaaagaagataaaTAAATGCTGGCAAGATCATTGCAGACAAATG ATCATGATCAGAAGCATCTTCTTGTTTTTGGATCGTACATATGTACTTCAGAATTCAATGCTTCCTTCTATATG GGATATGGGGCTAGAGTTGTTTAGAAATCACGTCATTAGTGACAAGCAAGTTCAAAACAAGACTATTGATGGAATCCTCCTGCTGATCGAACGAGAACGGAATGGTGAAGCTGTGGACAGAAGTTTGCTGCGGAGCTTGTTGAGCATGCTCTCTGATCTGCAG GTTTACAAGGAATCATTTGAACAGAGGTTTCTGGAAGAGACAAATTGTTTATATGCTGCAGAGGGCCAAAGATTAATGCAAGAAAGAGAG GTCCCAGAATATCTTCACCATGTTAATAAACGTTTGGAAGAAGAAGGAGACAGAGTAATAACATATTTAGACCACAGCACACA gAAACCACTGATTGCTTGTGTGGAGAAGCAGCTACTAGGAGAACACTTATCAGCTATTTtgcaaaaag GACTTGATAACCTGCTCGATGAAAATAGAATATCAGATTTGACCCAGACATACCAACTGTTCAGCCGGGTAAAAGGTGGGCAGCAGATCCTTTTGCAACATTGGAGTGAATACATCAAG AACTTTGGGACAACAATAGTGGTTAATCCTGAAAAGGACAAGGATATGGTGCAAGAGCTACTAGATTTTAAGGATAAAGTGGACCATATCATAGAAGTGtgctttcagaaaaatgaaaaatttataAACTTGATGAAGGAGTCCTTTGAAACATTTATCAACAAGAGACCAAATAAGCCTGCAGAATTGATAG CAAAATATGTGGATTCCAAGTTAAGAGCTGGTAATAAAGAAGCAACAGATGAAGAGCTGGAAAGGATCCTTGACAAAATCATGATCATATTTAGGTTTATTCATG gtaaagatgtgtttgaggcATTTTATAAGAAAGACTTGGCCAAAAGACTCCTGGTTGGGAAAAGCGCATCAGTAGATGCTGAGAAGTCCATGTTGTCGAAGCTTAAACATG AATGTGGCGCTGCTTTTACCAGCAAACTGGAGGGCATGTTCAAGGACATGGAACTGTCAAAAGATGTCATGGTTCAGTTTAAGCAG TATATGCAGAACCAAAGCGATCCAGGAAATATAGACCTGACAGTAAATATATTAACTATGGGATATTGGCCAACTTATACACCTATGGAAGTCCACTTAAATTCAGAG ATGATAAAGCTTCAAGAGGTATTTAAAACCTTTTACCTGGGAAAACACAGTGGTCGAAAGCTTCAGTGGCAGACCACTCTAGGGCATGCTGTCCTGAAGGCGGAATTTAAGGAA GGAAAGAAAGAATTTCAAGTATCGCTCTTTCAGACATTAGTGTTGCTTATGTTTAACGAAGGAGATGAATTCAGTTTTGAAGAAATTAAAATGGCCACTGGTGTAG AGGACAGTGAATTAAGAAGAACCTTGCAGTCTTTAGCTTGTGGAAAAGCACGAGTATTGATTAAAAATCCAAAGGGCAAGGATGTAGAAGATGGAGATAAATTCATCTTTAATGGTGATTTCAAGCACAAATTGTTTAGAATAAAGATCAACCAAATCCAAATGAAGGAAaca GTTGAGGAACAGGTCAGCACAACTGAAAGAGTATTTCAAGACAGGCAATATCAGATTGATGCTGCTATTGTGCGAATAATGAAGATGAGAAAGACTCTTGGTCATAATCTCCTTGTTTCTGAATTGTATAATCAACTGAAATTTCCCGTAAAG CCTGGAGACTTGAAAAAGAGGATCGAATCTCTCATTGACAGAGACTATATGGAGAGAGACAAAGACAACCCCAATCAGTACCACTATGTTGCATAA